The window TTTGAGGAATAACTCTTCCGAAAAATAACGATAACCGTCACGGCCATCATGTTTGGCCCGATACATGGCTGTATCCGCTTGCTGCATTAGCTCTTCTGCACTTTGACCATGTTCAGGGAACAGGCTGATGCCAATACTGGTACCAATAACGACATCCCGATCATTGGATAATGAGAAGGGCTGATGTAAGGCATCGATAATTTTTTGCGCTAATACAGATACATCATCCAACGAGGGGTTATTTTGTAATAACACCGTAAATTCATCACCGCCCAAACGACAGACGACATCCGTTGCTCGCAGTTGATGACGTAGTCGGGCTGACACTTGATGTAATAACTCATCACCAAAATGGTGACCAAAGCTGTCGTTCACATTTTTGAAATGATCCAGATCCAGCATTAACAGTGCGACCCGAGTGTTATTTCTAACCGCATCTTGCAAGGCCATGGCTAACTTTCGCCCTAGCATGGCACGATTAGGCAGACCTGTTAGCGGATCATGCAGTGCCATATGTTCCAGACGAGCTTCGGAATCTTTCAGCTGGCTGATATCGGTATAAATACTGACGTAATAAAGGATCTCGCCGTTACTGTCACATACCGGATTAATGCTGGTCATCATGGGTAACAGTTCACCGCTTTGTTTGCGGTTCCATAATTCACCACGCCAAAATCCGTGCTCATCAATCGCTTGTCGCATCTGATGATAAAACGGCTCATCGTGTTTTCCAGAACGGAAAATACGCGGGCGTTGACCTAATAATTCATATTCCTGATAACCAAACAGGTCGATCAAGGCACTGTTTACCTTGATGATATTGCGTTCAGCATCGGTGATCACGATCCCTTCACGGGTACTTTCGAACACAATGGCCGCTTGGCGTAATTGCAGTTCATTGGTCTTTTGCTGGGTAATATCGGTCATGACACCGGTAAAACGCTGCGGTTTTCCTTTACGATCAAAACTGGTAGTAACGTGGTTTTCTACCCATAGGTAATTGCCATTGGCCGTACGGATCCGGCATTCCAACGTGTATTCCCGATGACGAGCTTCAATATGCCTGATCACCTCCGCCCATACGCGGTGCAGATCTTCTGGATGCAGCAAATCGCTCATGGTCAGTTGACCATGAATAAAATCGTCAGCCTGATAACCCCAGCGTTGTACGTTGCTGGAGACGTACTCCAGTTTCCAGCTGGAATTGGGCTGCCAGCGGAATAACACGGTCGGGCTGGCATCGATTACTTCACCGGCATTTTGTAATGCAGCCAGTGCACTGGCGCGCTCTTTCGCCTGCAGCAGCATGTCTAAGGCATAGGTAACGTCCATGACCATGTCATTGAGGGTGGCTAACACGGCAGAAGAGAAAAAATCAGGCTCATCGGCATACAAGTTCAGAGCGCCAATAACACGGCCATTTTCCCGAATAACAAAATAGCCCGCTGATTGGAAACCTGCTTGGATGGCGGCATCATGAAATGGCCGAACGGACTCATCCGTCAGGAAGTGATTCAGGATCAGATGCGCGTTATTGGCAATCGCACGATCGGTGGGCACTAAAAAACGCGGTTCGGCGCCGGTTCGTTGCCGTACTTGCTGTCGATAATTATCAATAAACTGCAGAAAACCATGATCATGGCCATAACTGGCGGCGTTACTGGTTTTTTCTTCCTCTAGCAAACACACCCAGGCAAAAACAAAACCACCATGTTGTACAGCAATCCGGCAGATATTCTGCAATAGAGCTAAACGATCCTGACTGCGCACAATGACCTGATTAGTCTGCGATAACATGTCATAGAGATTATTTTGTCTGATCAGATGTAATTCACTGTTTTTACGTGCAGTAATATCCTCAATGACGTTAATGACGCAGTCAATTTTACCTTCGGCATTACGTATGCAGCGACTATCAATGATGGCGTATAAAATTGAGCCATCAAGGCGTACAAAGCGTTTTTCCCGGCGATAACCTTGTGACTGGCCTGATTGCATCAGTTCCCATTCATGCAGATCATTGATCCGATCATCGGGATGGGTGAGAGCTAACAGATTCAGTTCCGCTAACGCAGCGCGAGGTGAATCAAAGAGGGTGCATAGATAATCGTTGAACTGTAACCAATGGCCATGCGCATTGGTGGTGATTGCCATGCCTTGCATTGGTAACTCAAAAAAATGATGTAATAACTGGTCTTTTTCTGCGACGCAGCGAACCATATCCTGCTGGTGTTGCAGATATTGTTGTCGCCAGACCAACAGAAAAAAAATACTGACAGTGATGCCGGTGATGAAAGTTGTCAGTGTGACCCAAAATGTCATACCGTTAAACGGTGAGGTATTACTGGCACCAGCGGGAGGTAATCCATGACTGGAAAAATAAAACCAAGCCAGTGATAACACGGTATAAAACAGCATGATCCGCGTCGCTGAACGCAACGGGATCTTTGCGGCGGCACTATTCATGATAACGACACCATCCTTGCTCTTGTTCTTTATAATATTTATGTAAATGTTTCAGGCTGCATCATAGCCGGATTATTCGCCGTTAACCGCGATGTATCCCAACTTTTATGTGCTCGTTATAGCAATATCAAAAATAAGGTAAGTATCCTTCCTGTTTGGTGAGGATATTCCCGTTGTTGTCAGCTGAGCCTAACCAGCTGAGTGCAGAATGTAAACCATCCGGTAATTCGGTATCAGGGCGTAAAGTGGCCTGTAATTTATATTGCCCCAGCAGGTTGAGTTGCAGTGAAGCTTGAGTATGCAGAGAGGCTGAGTCTTGCTTAATCGCTGTGGCATTAAACGCGTTATTTTGGCAGTTAAAGTTTGCGATTGGATTACCTAAGACTAAAGCGCCTGATGGTGTATTAATTAATGCTTGTTGCCAATTGAGTTGCCCAGTCAGGATTTGGCAGGTTTGGTGATCAACAATCAGTTGTTCAATATTAAGTTGTATGGTGCCGGCTGCAGTTATTGGTAGGGGAACCGGAGCCCAGTTTTGTAAAATGTTGGCGGCGGTTTTGATGTGCCAGTTATTCAAATGCCATTTTCCCCGCCAACCTATCGTCCCCGTTGCCGTGATAGTTTCTGGATCCTGAATGTCTAACTTTATGGTAGGCATCCCTAACCATAGATGGCTGAACAGCACTTCCCACTGCAGATTGTGTAACCGGTATTTTTGCCAGCTAATTTCGCTGATGCTGCCTTGCCACAAGGTGCCATTAATATTTCGTAGCTGCAGACCGGCGGGCAGCGGCAAGCGTGGCAGGATCTGCGCGGCCGGTAACGAGGCCAGCAAAAAGAGCAAATAGCCAAGCAAAAACAGTGTTAATAGCAGAGGGCGGCGGAATAAATAGTTTTTTATCATCGGATTATTTTTTGTTTCTGCCTAGTAATAAGCGCTTCACTTGCACTTTGCCGGGTAGCTGCGGTAATGATTGCAGCTCTATTTGTTGTGGTGTGATGCCGTATTGTTGTTCCAGCAGATCTAACCAAGCTAATAATTGTGCAAAATCGATGGTCTCAAGTTCAACTTGTGCATTTTCGCCCTGTGGTTGAATACGCTTTAATACGAGTTGTTGCGTTTGGCTACTGGCGGTCAGTGCACTGGCGATATCAATGTTGGTGGGTGCATCGGCATGGTTGGTTTGTGTTAGCTGGTTCACCAGCGGTGCCTGTTCACGCATCCAATTTAATTGCTGGCGTAACTGCTGAACCTGAGTACGGCTTTGTTGCAAATGTAGTTGTAGTGGATGCCAGCCTCCCCAATAGAGAATGGCAAAAAACACAGCCAATCCGCCAATAAGAACAACACGGCGTTCTCGTGCTGCCAGATTTAACCACCACTGTTTCATGATTTACTCCTTACCATCAGCATTACCCCTGACTTTTCCATCCTGATTTTGCATGTTGGTGGTTTCTGTTTCAAAAATCGTGCTGGCCTGCTGGCGGAATTGCTCCAGCGTCTGGAAATCACGAGCACTGATTTGTAATCGGAACTCCTGTTTGCCGCTATCAAATTGTAATTGTTGTAGCTCAAGCCCTGAGGTTTCATGTAACAGCGGGGCTAACGAAGCCAATTGGCTGAGAAAACCATTGGCTTGCGGGGTTTGCTGCAGTGCATCTAAATGTTGTTTTAGCTGTACTCTTGGATTAATAACCCGTTTTTCTGTTGGAAATAATTGCCGGTATAACGCAGTCATTTGTTGCTGCAGTTGTTGTTGCTGCGTGTGCAATTGAGCATATTCAACACCCTGATTGGCTGCCACTAACAGCAGCCATAATCCGATCAGAATGGCTGGCAGGCGCCAGCGAGTCCATTGCTTTTTCCATGGTGCGACAGAGCGGTAAACGCCTTGCAGTAAATTAGCCTGTTCTGACGGTAGATTTTGAGCCAGCAGCTGCATCGGCAATTCACACAAAGCGATTTGCCATTCGCCAATAATTTCGTCTGGTGCAGGTGTATAACTTTGTAAGCGTGGTAACTGCTCATGGCTGTTCATCCAAACGGGCAGCCAGCTATCATCCACGACTGCGCCTTGCCATGTATTCTGGCGGATCAGCCATTGCGAACCTAATTGGAGTAGTGACCAGCCATTGTCTGCTGGTTGTGGCAGCGCGAGAACATCCGGTAACAGTTGTTGTGCGGTCAATCCGGCATCACTTAACCAAGAGAGCCAATGCTGCATCTGCTCTTGCTCAACCGCTGCAATTTTTACCTGCTGCCCTTGATGCTGTAATACGGTGATATGCAGTTTTTCTACATCACT of the uncultured Tolumonas sp. genome contains:
- a CDS encoding EAL domain-containing protein; its protein translation is MNSAAAKIPLRSATRIMLFYTVLSLAWFYFSSHGLPPAGASNTSPFNGMTFWVTLTTFITGITVSIFFLLVWRQQYLQHQQDMVRCVAEKDQLLHHFFELPMQGMAITTNAHGHWLQFNDYLCTLFDSPRAALAELNLLALTHPDDRINDLHEWELMQSGQSQGYRREKRFVRLDGSILYAIIDSRCIRNAEGKIDCVINVIEDITARKNSELHLIRQNNLYDMLSQTNQVIVRSQDRLALLQNICRIAVQHGGFVFAWVCLLEEEKTSNAASYGHDHGFLQFIDNYRQQVRQRTGAEPRFLVPTDRAIANNAHLILNHFLTDESVRPFHDAAIQAGFQSAGYFVIRENGRVIGALNLYADEPDFFSSAVLATLNDMVMDVTYALDMLLQAKERASALAALQNAGEVIDASPTVLFRWQPNSSWKLEYVSSNVQRWGYQADDFIHGQLTMSDLLHPEDLHRVWAEVIRHIEARHREYTLECRIRTANGNYLWVENHVTTSFDRKGKPQRFTGVMTDITQQKTNELQLRQAAIVFESTREGIVITDAERNIIKVNSALIDLFGYQEYELLGQRPRIFRSGKHDEPFYHQMRQAIDEHGFWRGELWNRKQSGELLPMMTSINPVCDSNGEILYYVSIYTDISQLKDSEARLEHMALHDPLTGLPNRAMLGRKLAMALQDAVRNNTRVALLMLDLDHFKNVNDSFGHHFGDELLHQVSARLRHQLRATDVVCRLGGDEFTVLLQNNPSLDDVSVLAQKIIDALHQPFSLSNDRDVVIGTSIGISLFPEHGQSAEELMQQADTAMYRAKHDGRDGYRYFSEELFLKAKARLELEQRLHRAIAEQEFKVYYQPQISIETNQIIGAEALLRWDDPEYGLIKPAEFISIAEDTGLIQNIGEWVLYETCRQGRLWLDQHLPDINLAVNLSPLQLHHGDVQQLIGTILQNTGFPAHRLELELTESALMEQQEEAVRILQGLRQQGIRIAIDDFGTGYSSLAYLKQFPLDVLKIDKRFVDDIPHERDDMEIAAAIVAMGHSLRLTVLAEGVETDAQLAFLKQQGCDYYQGYLRSPPLPADEFVKLLRQQNKPVRTGRKSKPRVRASTQTA
- a CDS encoding type II secretion system protein N, with the protein product MIKNYLFRRPLLLTLFLLGYLLFLLASLPAAQILPRLPLPAGLQLRNINGTLWQGSISEISWQKYRLHNLQWEVLFSHLWLGMPTIKLDIQDPETITATGTIGWRGKWHLNNWHIKTAANILQNWAPVPLPITAAGTIQLNIEQLIVDHQTCQILTGQLNWQQALINTPSGALVLGNPIANFNCQNNAFNATAIKQDSASLHTQASLQLNLLGQYKLQATLRPDTELPDGLHSALSWLGSADNNGNILTKQEGYLPYF
- the gspL gene encoding type II secretion system protein GspL, whose translation is MNEFLLIRLGSRHQDNVHWFVWSATQQEVIASGQLNNATQLSELAERAGHRPVVVLVPGCDVIFRELTLPGRLNAQTMQALPFMLEDDVASDVEKLHITVLQHQGQQVKIAAVEQEQMQHWLSWLSDAGLTAQQLLPDVLALPQPADNGWSLLQLGSQWLIRQNTWQGAVVDDSWLPVWMNSHEQLPRLQSYTPAPDEIIGEWQIALCELPMQLLAQNLPSEQANLLQGVYRSVAPWKKQWTRWRLPAILIGLWLLLVAANQGVEYAQLHTQQQQLQQQMTALYRQLFPTEKRVINPRVQLKQHLDALQQTPQANGFLSQLASLAPLLHETSGLELQQLQFDSGKQEFRLQISARDFQTLEQFRQQASTIFETETTNMQNQDGKVRGNADGKE
- a CDS encoding type II secretion system protein M, with amino-acid sequence MKQWWLNLAARERRVVLIGGLAVFFAILYWGGWHPLQLHLQQSRTQVQQLRQQLNWMREQAPLVNQLTQTNHADAPTNIDIASALTASSQTQQLVLKRIQPQGENAQVELETIDFAQLLAWLDLLEQQYGITPQQIELQSLPQLPGKVQVKRLLLGRNKK